From Kitasatospora sp. MAP12-44:
TACCGGCACGCGCCCTACCGCTGGCCGGTGCGCGCGCTGCTGCTCTCGTACTTCCGGCTGCTGACCGAGGAGACCTACCGGCAGGCCGCGGTGCTGACCCCGGGCAGTTCGTTCGACCGGGAGTGGCAGCGCCGCTGCGGCGCCGGCCCCGAGCGGATCCGGGTGGTCTACGAGGGCACCGAGGCGGTGGCCAGAGCGGCGGCCGGGCCCGAGCCGGCGGAGCCGACCCTGGTCTGGGCCGGGATGCTGGAGCCCGGCAGCGATCCGGAGCTGATGCTGCACGCGTTCGCCCGGGTCAGGGCCGAGCTGCCCACCGCGCGGCTGCGGATGTACGGCGTCGAGGGTCCGCCCGGCTACCTGGCGCACTGCCGGGCGATCGCCGGGCGACTGGGGCTCGGCGCGGCGCTCGGGGTGGGCACGGCGGAGGAGTCCGCGGTGGAGTTCGCGGGCCGGCCGGCCTCGCTGGCCGAGGCCTGGGCGAGCGGGACGGTGGTGGTCTTCTCGGCCCGGGCGCACCGCGGGCCCCGGCTGCCGGCCGACGCGATGCTCAGCGGCCGCGCGCTGGTGGCCACCGATGTCGGGGCGGTGCGCGAGGTGGTCGGGCCGACCGCCCTGGTGGTGCCGCCCGCCGACCCGCAGGCCCTGGCGGTCGCCTGCCTGGCGCTGCTCGGGGACGAGGAGCGGCGCGCGCGGCTCGGTCTGGCGGGCCGGCTGCGGGCGCAGGAACGATTCGCGGTGGAACCGGCGGTCGCGGCGTTCCGGGAGATCTACCTGGAGGTGGTCTCGCGCTTCCCGGCCTTCCCGGCCGGGGACCGCCGGGCGGTGCCGCAGCCGTTCGCCCGGCCCGCCGAGTTCTGGGTGGCGGGCAGCCGAGCGGTGGCCGCTCCTTCTCCTGTTCCAGCTCCCGAGGCCGGTGCCGAGCCCGCGGACGCCGGGGCGATGGCGGAGGCAGTCTGATGCCCGGGGACCCGGTGCGCGAGCTGATGGCGGCCCATCAGGAGCTCTGCGAGCGCGCCGTCGACCCGCTGGAGATCGCGGCGGCCCTGGAGGAGGCCGGGATCGGCGCCGCCACGGCCGCGCGCTACCGGCACGGCGACGTCTTCTCGCTCGCCGAGGAGCTGTTCGCCCGGGTCCCCCGCAAGCCGGGCGACGGCCCGGCGGCCGCTCGCGGGGTGCCGCCCGCCGCCGACCGGCCGGCCCGCGGGGCAGTACGGGCCCTGGGGCTGCTCGGCGCGCTCTGCCTGCCGCTGGCCGCGCCCGGCGGCGGTGCGACCGTCGCGCTGGTGCTGGCCGCCGGCGCCGCGACCGGGGCGGCGGGCTGCTCGGCGCGCTGGCTGCGGCACGTCGGGCGGGTGCAGCTGCGCACGTCCGCGACGATCGCCGAGTTCCGGGCCAGGATGCGTCCGGTCCTGCCGGTCGCGCTCGGGCTGTATCTCGCGGTGCTCGCGGTGGTCAGCTTCGCCGCGCTGGCCGTGCTCACCGTGCTGGCCCCCCGTCCGGGCCCGGCCGCCGGCCTACTGCAGAGCGCCTTCCAGCAGGCCGGGGCCGCGCAGTGGTCGGCGCAGGCCGCGCTGGGGCTGCTGGTGGGCTCGGCCGCGGTGCTGCACCGGTGCGGTCAGGCTCGGGTGGCGCTGGCCGGGCTGCTGGCCGCCGACACGCTGGCGGTCGTCGGCCTGCTGCTGCGCGCGGGCGGCCTGCTGCCCGGCTGGGCCGCGGCGCCGGGCGTACCGGCGGCGGTCGCGGCCGGCTCGGCCGCGACGGTGCTGCTGCCGTACGCGTGGATCGTCCTCGGCCGGCCCGGCTCGTACCGCTGAGGCCGGCCGGTCCGAGCCCCTCAGAACTCCCG
This genomic window contains:
- a CDS encoding DUF3492 domain-containing protein; the protein is MRIALLTEGTQPHAQRADWSGRLAAGLPEHDFQRYVLLPGAAAEPAPGVRTLVLRGPRPTGRGPGAVRRRAYALAYQELVRALVMPGERAGFAGGLYRLAELARQDGALPGFLASGHAQRVLEKVWRSPGADTAAGQPLVRDVLVAGDLLEQCLRPLSADWYGEGPDTLAGADLCHVVGGGPAALPALLAKRLYGVPFVLTEHGLHLREQYLGYRHAPYRWPVRALLLSYFRLLTEETYRQAAVLTPGSSFDREWQRRCGAGPERIRVVYEGTEAVARAAAGPEPAEPTLVWAGMLEPGSDPELMLHAFARVRAELPTARLRMYGVEGPPGYLAHCRAIAGRLGLGAALGVGTAEESAVEFAGRPASLAEAWASGTVVVFSARAHRGPRLPADAMLSGRALVATDVGAVREVVGPTALVVPPADPQALAVACLALLGDEERRARLGLAGRLRAQERFAVEPAVAAFREIYLEVVSRFPAFPAGDRRAVPQPFARPAEFWVAGSRAVAAPSPVPAPEAGAEPADAGAMAEAV